The following coding sequences lie in one Capnocytophaga stomatis genomic window:
- a CDS encoding DUF6261 family protein, which produces MIPKTNLAQLRLMDFFQVASNIAHYARKENLETLKLASSFTDYETALDNLDKALKRDSTKFETQKLNKISGKRRKTISALTTAVRAFCHSPEEGQAQKAQKLLSVIEKYGKKISGLPLREETAAITNLSQDFKTPEIKALIDSIGLSLWVTSLETYNTEFDTLYKERSIEQASHTMGLTKDAREKMQKTLNNFAKTINSLAFLEGETPYKNLADCINNEINKALSEVKRRKNSGKDKDNSVE; this is translated from the coding sequence ATGATTCCGAAAACAAATTTAGCCCAATTGCGTCTGATGGATTTCTTTCAAGTAGCCAGCAACATTGCCCATTATGCACGCAAAGAAAATTTAGAAACACTGAAATTGGCATCTTCTTTCACAGATTATGAAACCGCTTTGGACAATCTGGATAAAGCCCTTAAAAGAGATTCTACCAAATTTGAGACTCAGAAACTCAATAAGATTAGTGGCAAACGCAGAAAAACCATTTCGGCTCTAACCACCGCAGTACGTGCTTTTTGTCATTCTCCTGAAGAAGGACAGGCTCAAAAAGCTCAAAAACTTCTTTCTGTAATTGAAAAATACGGCAAAAAAATCAGCGGATTGCCTCTAAGAGAGGAAACCGCTGCCATTACCAATCTGTCACAAGATTTTAAAACACCCGAAATCAAAGCTTTAATTGATTCGATAGGGCTGTCTTTATGGGTTACTTCGTTAGAAACCTATAATACCGAGTTTGATACGCTCTATAAAGAACGTTCGATAGAACAGGCAAGCCACACAATGGGACTTACCAAAGACGCACGCGAAAAAATGCAGAAAACACTCAACAATTTTGCAAAAACAATTAATTCATTGGCCTTCTTGGAAGGTGAAACGCCTTACAAAAACTTAGCCGACTGCATAAACAACGAAATTAACAAAGCTCTCAGTGAAGTAAAACGCCGAAAAAACTCGGGTAAGGACAAAGATAATTCGGTAGAATAG
- a CDS encoding lipocalin-like domain-containing protein — protein MKKILAFAVLAFSLLVISCGKDDGGEVNKPSVDSSDNNGDNKNETPKQNPFVGTWEIISMNVNGRERVLTDCEKKSHAVFQETTLKTYISMLASGICIEKPIDWTYTVSDSKIFGKSDEGLVAEIPFVLNEGTLTLTFVIANKKLVSTYKKRQN, from the coding sequence ATGAAAAAAATCTTAGCATTTGCTGTGCTTGCATTTAGTTTATTGGTGATTTCTTGCGGGAAAGATGATGGAGGTGAAGTTAATAAACCTTCGGTTGATTCTTCTGATAATAATGGAGATAACAAAAACGAAACCCCTAAACAAAATCCTTTCGTAGGTACGTGGGAAATAATATCGATGAATGTTAATGGTAGAGAGCGTGTTCTTACCGATTGTGAAAAGAAAAGCCACGCTGTTTTTCAGGAAACTACACTCAAAACGTACATAAGTATGCTGGCAAGTGGTATCTGTATCGAAAAACCGATAGATTGGACATACACAGTTTCAGACAGCAAAATATTCGGAAAAAGCGATGAAGGGCTTGTAGCTGAAATTCCTTTTGTTCTTAATGAAGGAACTCTGACGCTAACTTTCGTTATAGCAAATAAAAAGCTCGTAAGCACATACAAAAAACGACAAAATTAA
- a CDS encoding 4'-phosphopantetheinyl transferase family protein has product MPLFETINVDEKTHLYVWKVTESLSDLIERADLTGIHQARYNSIKFETGKKNFLVVREILSSLGYTSEDLFYDEKGKPFLKDGKNISISHSFDMVALIIGERQVGVDIEKKREKIINVADKFTQWNYRNASFSAHNVLQKLTMIWSAKEAGYKMHGKPGITANHILVKDFFPNDTKTKIKIEDSVYNVSFLNVQEEFVLAYCLT; this is encoded by the coding sequence ATGCCGTTATTTGAGACTATTAATGTAGATGAGAAAACTCATCTTTATGTTTGGAAAGTGACAGAGTCGCTTAGTGATTTAATCGAAAGGGCTGATTTGACGGGAATTCATCAAGCAAGATACAATTCCATCAAATTTGAAACAGGGAAGAAAAATTTCTTAGTTGTTCGTGAAATTTTAAGCTCTTTAGGATACACATCAGAAGATTTGTTCTATGATGAAAAAGGAAAACCTTTCTTGAAAGATGGGAAAAATATTTCTATCAGTCATTCATTTGATATGGTTGCCCTTATCATTGGAGAACGCCAAGTTGGGGTGGACATTGAGAAAAAAAGAGAGAAAATCATCAATGTTGCGGATAAATTCACACAGTGGAACTACCGTAACGCGTCGTTTTCTGCTCACAATGTTCTTCAAAAACTAACTATGATTTGGTCAGCCAAAGAAGCTGGTTACAAAATGCACGGAAAGCCCGGAATTACAGCAAATCACATTTTGGTTAAGGACTTCTTTCCAAATGACACTAAAACAAAAATTAAAATTGAAGATTCTGTTTACAATGTTTCATTTTTGAACGTTCAGGAAGAGTTTGTTTTAGCGTACTGTTTAACTTAA
- a CDS encoding pyruvate dehydrogenase complex E1 component subunit beta, translating to MRTIQFREAICEAMSEEMRRDESIYLMGEEVAEYNGAYKASKGMLDEFGPKRVIDTPIAELGFAGISVGAAMNGNRPIVEFMTFNFSLVGIDQIINNAAKIRQMSGGQINIPIVFRGPTASAGQLAATHSQAFENWFANCPGLKVVVPSNPYDAKGLLKSAIRDNDPVIFMESEQMYGDKGEVPEGEYTLPLGVADVKREGKDVTIVSFGKIIKEAFSAAEALAKEGIECEIIDLRTVRPMDSKTIFESVKKTNRLVILEEAWPFASVASEITYQVQENIFDYLDAPIQRITTADVPAPYSPALLEEWLPNANDVIKAVKKVMYK from the coding sequence ATGAGAACGATACAATTCAGAGAAGCTATCTGCGAGGCTATGAGCGAGGAAATGCGTCGCGATGAATCAATTTACCTAATGGGAGAAGAAGTTGCCGAATACAACGGAGCGTACAAAGCCTCCAAAGGTATGTTAGATGAATTTGGACCTAAACGTGTGATTGACACCCCTATCGCTGAGCTGGGCTTTGCAGGAATTTCGGTTGGTGCCGCAATGAACGGAAATCGCCCAATTGTTGAATTTATGACATTCAACTTTTCTTTGGTTGGGATTGACCAAATTATCAATAATGCAGCCAAAATTCGTCAAATGTCAGGTGGGCAAATCAACATCCCGATTGTTTTCCGTGGTCCTACTGCTTCTGCAGGGCAATTGGCAGCTACACACTCTCAAGCTTTCGAAAATTGGTTTGCAAACTGTCCCGGACTTAAAGTAGTTGTTCCTTCAAACCCTTACGATGCCAAAGGTTTATTAAAATCGGCAATTCGTGATAATGACCCTGTTATTTTTATGGAATCTGAGCAAATGTATGGCGATAAAGGAGAAGTTCCTGAAGGAGAATACACTTTGCCATTAGGAGTTGCTGACGTAAAACGCGAAGGAAAAGACGTTACTATCGTTTCTTTCGGAAAAATCATCAAAGAAGCATTCTCTGCCGCTGAGGCTTTGGCTAAAGAAGGAATTGAATGTGAAATCATTGATTTGCGTACCGTCCGCCCAATGGATAGCAAAACCATTTTTGAATCTGTTAAGAAAACAAATCGCTTGGTTATTTTGGAAGAGGCTTGGCCTTTTGCAAGTGTTGCTTCAGAGATTACGTACCAAGTTCAGGAAAACATCTTCGACTACTTAGATGCACCAATTCAGCGAATTACAACAGCTGACGTTCCTGCTCCTTACTCCCCTGCTTTGTTGGAAGAATGGTTACCTAATGCCAACGATGTAATTAAAGCAGTGAAAAAAGTAATGTACAAGTAA
- the gcvP gene encoding aminomethyl-transferring glycine dehydrogenase yields the protein MNTEKFELRHIGIAQNDVPQMLSVIGADSLDQLIDQTIPKHIRLQSPLNLPKGISEYQFLQHVGELAAKNKVFKSYIGLGYNEAITPSVIKRNIFENPGWYTAYTPYQAEIAQGRLEALLNYQTVILDLTGMEIANASLLDEGTAAAEAMAMLLDLRSREQKKNNVNKFFVSETILPQTLSVLQTRATPFGIELVVGNHETITLDESYFGAIVQYPSGIDGEVYNYTDFVAKAHSLDIKVVVAADLLSLVLLEAPAKFGADVVVGTSQRFGIPLGYGGPHAGYFATRDEYKRSIPGRIIGVTIDADGNPALRMALQTREQHIKRDKATSNICTAQVLLAVMAGMYAVYHGPKGLEFIASKVHNATATLKNNLEKLGFQVNNKNFFDTISVRANAEKIKAIAEANQINFYYPNAENVHISLNETVGVEEINAILEVFATAEGKSKVTVTALEEKNVIPAELRRQSEFLTAPVFNSYHSETDMMRYIKKLERKDLSLNHSMISLGSCTMKLNAATEMLPLSMAQWANIHPFVPKNQAEGYHQMLSELEKALSVITGFAATSLQPNSGANGEYAGLMVIRQYHISNGEGHRNICLIPSSAHGTNPASAAMAGMQVVVTKTDDKGNIDVADLKEKAEKHKDNLAAVMITYPSTHGVFESSIVEIIDIIHKNGGQVYMDGANMNAQVGLTNPGTIGADVCHLNLHKTFAIPHGGGGPGVGPICVAKHLAPFLPTNPIVATGGSEAITAISSAPFGSAYVCLISYAYIKMLGGEGLANSTRFAILNANYLKESLKKHYEILYTGEQGRAAHEMILDCRPFKQNGIEAIDIAKRLMDYGFHAPTLSFPVAGTLMVEPTESESKAQLDLFIDAMISIRREIEEATPTDETNVLKEAPHTQAMLTADTWNLPYSRQKAAFPLESIAENKFWPTVRRVNDAHGDRNLICSCVPIESYM from the coding sequence ATGAATACAGAAAAATTTGAATTGCGTCATATCGGGATTGCTCAAAATGACGTTCCGCAGATGCTCAGCGTAATTGGTGCTGATAGTTTAGACCAATTAATTGACCAAACCATTCCTAAACATATTCGTCTGCAATCGCCCCTAAATTTGCCAAAAGGCATTAGCGAATATCAATTCCTGCAACACGTAGGCGAATTGGCAGCTAAGAATAAAGTTTTCAAATCTTACATCGGGTTGGGGTACAATGAAGCAATTACGCCTTCGGTAATCAAACGAAACATTTTTGAGAATCCGGGTTGGTACACAGCCTACACACCATATCAGGCTGAAATTGCACAAGGACGATTGGAAGCACTCCTTAATTATCAAACCGTTATCCTCGACCTTACAGGAATGGAAATTGCCAACGCTTCTCTTTTAGATGAAGGAACTGCCGCCGCCGAAGCTATGGCAATGCTACTTGATTTACGCTCTCGCGAACAGAAAAAAAATAACGTTAATAAATTCTTTGTTTCTGAAACCATTCTGCCACAAACGCTTTCCGTATTACAAACCCGAGCCACTCCGTTTGGCATTGAGTTAGTGGTTGGTAATCACGAAACTATCACTTTGGATGAAAGCTATTTTGGGGCTATCGTTCAATATCCTTCGGGAATTGACGGAGAGGTTTACAATTATACTGATTTTGTAGCCAAAGCTCACAGTTTGGATATAAAAGTAGTTGTAGCAGCTGATTTGTTGAGTTTGGTTCTGTTAGAAGCTCCTGCAAAATTCGGTGCCGATGTGGTGGTAGGAACTTCGCAACGTTTTGGTATTCCGTTGGGTTACGGAGGTCCGCACGCCGGTTATTTTGCAACACGTGATGAGTACAAACGTTCCATTCCGGGGCGTATCATCGGAGTAACTATCGATGCAGACGGAAATCCGGCTTTGCGAATGGCACTTCAAACTCGTGAACAACACATCAAACGCGATAAAGCCACCTCCAACATCTGTACGGCTCAGGTACTTTTGGCGGTAATGGCAGGAATGTACGCCGTTTATCACGGACCAAAAGGCTTGGAATTTATCGCCAGCAAAGTGCATAACGCCACCGCAACTTTGAAAAATAATTTGGAAAAATTAGGTTTCCAAGTAAATAATAAAAATTTCTTCGATACGATTTCAGTAAGGGCAAATGCTGAAAAAATCAAAGCCATAGCCGAAGCAAACCAAATTAATTTCTACTATCCGAATGCCGAGAACGTACATATTTCGTTAAACGAAACTGTTGGTGTTGAGGAAATTAATGCTATTTTAGAAGTTTTCGCAACGGCGGAAGGAAAATCAAAAGTAACGGTAACGGCGTTGGAAGAAAAGAACGTTATTCCGGCAGAATTGCGTCGTCAAAGCGAATTTTTAACTGCTCCGGTGTTCAATTCGTATCACAGCGAAACGGATATGATGCGTTATATCAAGAAGTTAGAAAGGAAAGACCTTTCTTTGAATCACTCAATGATTTCGCTCGGTTCTTGTACGATGAAACTCAACGCCGCAACCGAAATGCTTCCTTTGAGTATGGCTCAGTGGGCAAATATTCACCCGTTTGTGCCTAAAAATCAAGCAGAAGGCTATCACCAAATGCTTTCCGAACTCGAAAAAGCCTTGTCGGTCATCACAGGATTTGCCGCTACGTCGTTACAACCCAACTCGGGAGCTAATGGTGAATATGCGGGCTTGATGGTTATCCGTCAGTATCACATTTCCAACGGGGAAGGGCATCGAAATATCTGCTTGATTCCGTCATCAGCTCACGGAACGAACCCTGCTTCGGCTGCAATGGCGGGAATGCAAGTGGTGGTTACTAAAACGGATGATAAAGGAAACATCGACGTTGCTGACTTGAAGGAAAAAGCTGAAAAACATAAAGATAACTTAGCTGCGGTGATGATTACTTATCCGTCAACGCACGGTGTATTTGAGTCGTCTATCGTTGAAATTATTGATATTATCCACAAAAACGGCGGACAAGTGTATATGGACGGGGCAAATATGAACGCTCAGGTGGGACTTACCAATCCGGGAACTATTGGGGCGGACGTTTGTCACCTGAACTTGCACAAAACCTTTGCTATTCCGCACGGAGGAGGCGGACCGGGCGTAGGACCTATCTGCGTTGCTAAGCATTTAGCTCCGTTCTTGCCTACTAACCCGATTGTTGCCACAGGCGGAAGCGAAGCCATCACGGCGATTTCTTCAGCTCCTTTCGGAAGTGCGTACGTTTGTTTGATTTCTTACGCATATATCAAAATGTTGGGAGGCGAAGGCTTGGCAAACTCTACAAGATTCGCTATTTTAAATGCGAACTACCTAAAAGAAAGTTTGAAAAAACATTACGAAATTCTTTATACGGGAGAACAAGGCAGAGCTGCTCACGAAATGATATTGGATTGCCGTCCGTTTAAACAAAATGGGATTGAAGCTATCGATATTGCCAAACGTTTGATGGATTACGGCTTCCACGCACCAACGCTTTCTTTCCCGGTGGCAGGAACGCTGATGGTGGAACCTACTGAAAGTGAGAGTAAAGCTCAATTGGATTTGTTCATCGATGCGATGATTTCTATCCGCAGAGAAATTGAGGAAGCCACACCAACCGATGAAACTAACGTGCTGAAAGAGGCTCCGCATACCCAAGCAATGCTCACTGCCGATACGTGGAACTTGCCATACAGCCGACAAAAGGCAGCCTTCCCGTTGGAGTCCATCGCTGAAAACAAATTTTGGCCAACTGTCCGTAGGGTAAACGATGCCCACGGCGACCGAAACCTAATTTGCTCTTGTGTACCCATTGAAAGTTATATGTAG
- a CDS encoding pyrophosphohydrolase domain-containing protein, translated as MQNKLKSVAEFHKAFGLGMSQEPTINLREEITNLRFRLMAEENEEYLEAVKSKNMVEVADALGDMLYILCGTIIEHGMQHKIEEVFNEIHRSNMSKLDENGKPIYREDGKVMKGANYFPPDIAKILKK; from the coding sequence ATGCAAAATAAATTAAAATCAGTGGCGGAGTTCCATAAAGCTTTTGGGCTGGGAATGAGCCAAGAACCAACCATCAATTTAAGAGAAGAAATAACAAATTTGCGTTTTCGGTTAATGGCAGAAGAAAACGAAGAATATTTGGAAGCCGTTAAAAGCAAAAATATGGTAGAGGTAGCAGATGCTTTGGGCGATATGCTGTACATCCTCTGCGGAACGATTATCGAACACGGAATGCAACATAAAATAGAAGAAGTTTTCAACGAAATCCATCGTAGTAATATGAGCAAACTTGATGAAAACGGAAAACCTATCTACCGTGAGGACGGAAAGGTAATGAAAGGAGCAAATTATTTCCCGCCCGATATTGCAAAGATTCTAAAAAAATAA
- the gyrB gene encoding DNA topoisomerase (ATP-hydrolyzing) subunit B, with translation MSEELNKSQYSADNIQSLEGMEHVRMRPSMYIGDVGPRGLHHLVYEVLDNSIDEALAGYCDTISVTINADNSITVEDNGRGIPVDIHKKEGVSALEVVMTKIGAGGKFDKGSYKVSGGLHGVGVSCVNALSQHLTATVCREGKVYQQEYQRGKALYPVKQIGDTDKRGTTVTFHPDEEIFQQTTEYKYDTLAARIRELAFLNKGITITLTDLRNKDEKGEYICEKFYSENGLTEFVKYLDASRPSIISHVISMEGEKAGIPVEVAMIYNDSYNENLYSYVNNINTSEGGTHLQGFRMGLTRTLKSYADKSGLLEKASKDKKNPIEIVGDDFREGLTAIISVKVAEPQFEGQTKTKLGNREVTAAVSQAVADMLEAYLEENPNDAKTIVEKVILAAQARQAAKKAREMVQRKTVMSSSGLPGKLSDCSEQDPEKCELFLVEGDSAGGTAKSGRDKNYQAILPLKGKILNVEKTTFVKVIDNEEINNIYSALGVYYDPEIKALNLEKLRYHKVVIMCDADVDGSHITTLILTFFFRYMRELIENGYVYIATPPLYLVKKGNKKEYAWNDKQRDKLSEEFGGGTNVQRYKGLGEMNADQLWETTMNPEYRTLRQVTIENASEADRIFSMLMGDEVPPRREFIEKNAKYAKIDA, from the coding sequence ATGAGTGAAGAGTTAAACAAAAGTCAATATTCAGCTGATAATATTCAATCATTAGAGGGGATGGAACACGTGCGGATGCGTCCGTCAATGTACATCGGAGATGTGGGACCACGTGGTTTGCATCACTTGGTGTATGAGGTGTTGGACAACTCCATCGATGAGGCATTAGCCGGATATTGTGACACTATTTCCGTGACCATTAATGCAGATAATTCGATTACAGTTGAAGATAATGGACGTGGAATTCCGGTGGATATTCATAAAAAAGAAGGAGTTTCAGCCTTAGAGGTGGTTATGACCAAAATCGGGGCTGGAGGTAAATTTGATAAAGGTTCTTATAAAGTTTCGGGAGGATTGCACGGAGTGGGAGTATCGTGTGTGAACGCACTTTCACAACATCTAACAGCGACTGTTTGTCGTGAAGGGAAAGTGTATCAGCAGGAATATCAACGAGGAAAAGCCTTGTATCCGGTGAAACAAATTGGAGATACGGATAAAAGAGGAACTACGGTTACTTTCCATCCTGATGAAGAAATATTTCAGCAAACTACTGAATATAAGTATGATACTTTAGCTGCCCGCATTCGTGAATTGGCGTTTTTGAATAAAGGAATAACCATCACTTTAACGGATTTGCGTAATAAAGATGAAAAAGGTGAGTACATTTGTGAAAAATTTTACTCAGAAAACGGGCTTACGGAATTTGTTAAGTATTTGGATGCGAGCAGACCTTCAATCATTTCTCACGTAATCTCTATGGAAGGCGAAAAAGCAGGAATTCCTGTGGAAGTAGCGATGATTTACAATGATTCGTATAACGAAAATTTGTACTCGTATGTGAATAATATCAACACTTCAGAAGGAGGAACACATTTGCAAGGTTTCCGTATGGGACTTACAAGAACTCTGAAATCGTATGCCGATAAGTCAGGATTATTGGAGAAAGCAAGTAAGGATAAAAAGAACCCAATTGAGATAGTTGGTGATGACTTCCGTGAGGGGCTTACGGCGATTATTTCCGTAAAAGTAGCTGAACCTCAGTTTGAAGGACAAACTAAAACAAAGTTGGGTAATCGTGAGGTTACTGCGGCTGTTTCGCAGGCTGTGGCGGATATGCTTGAAGCTTATTTGGAGGAAAACCCAAATGATGCCAAAACCATTGTAGAAAAAGTTATTTTGGCTGCACAAGCACGTCAGGCTGCGAAGAAGGCTCGTGAAATGGTACAACGCAAAACTGTGATGAGCAGTAGCGGGCTGCCTGGGAAACTTTCGGACTGTTCAGAGCAAGACCCTGAAAAATGCGAATTGTTCCTCGTGGAGGGAGACTCTGCGGGTGGAACTGCAAAAAGCGGACGTGATAAAAACTATCAGGCAATTCTTCCTCTTAAGGGTAAGATTTTGAATGTTGAAAAAACAACTTTTGTTAAAGTTATTGATAACGAGGAGATTAATAATATTTATAGTGCTTTGGGGGTTTACTATGACCCAGAGATAAAAGCCTTGAATTTGGAGAAATTGCGTTATCATAAGGTTGTGATTATGTGTGATGCCGATGTTGATGGTTCACATATTACAACGCTTATTCTGACCTTCTTCTTCCGTTATATGCGTGAATTGATAGAAAACGGGTATGTTTACATCGCAACGCCACCGCTTTACTTGGTTAAGAAAGGAAATAAAAAAGAATATGCGTGGAATGATAAGCAACGCGATAAATTAAGCGAGGAATTCGGCGGAGGAACAAATGTTCAGCGATATAAAGGTTTGGGAGAGATGAATGCCGACCAGCTTTGGGAAACTACAATGAATCCTGAATATCGTACACTTCGTCAGGTAACCATCGAAAATGCCAGCGAAGCCGACAGGATATTCTCAATGTTGATGGGAGATGAAGTTCCGCCACGAAGAGAATTCATTGAAAAAAATGCTAAATACGCAAAAATTGATGCATAA